The Leucoraja erinacea ecotype New England chromosome 29, Leri_hhj_1, whole genome shotgun sequence genome has a window encoding:
- the lsm7 gene encoding U6 snRNA-associated Sm-like protein LSm7: MTPRLRFTGRHEARHCFIFFFCAADNNSSASSIQDKEKKKKESILDLSKYIDKTIRVKFQGGREASGILKGFDPLLNLVLDGTIEYVRDPDDQYKLTEDTRQLGLVVCRGTSVVLICPQDGMEAIPNPFIQQQDG, from the exons ATGACCCCCCGCTTGAGGTTCACGGGTCGTCATGAAGCTCGGCATTGTTTCATATTTTTTTTTTGCGCCGCTGACAATAATTCTTCTGCCTCTTCAATTCAGgacaaggagaagaagaagaaggagagcaTTCTCGACCTCTCCAAGTACATAGATAAGACAATCCGCGTGAAATTTCAAGGTGGACGAGAAG CCAGTGGGATTTTGAAAGGCTTTGACCCACTCCTCAATCTTGTGTTGGATGGAACTATAGAGTATGTGAGAG ATCCAGATGACCAATACAAATTGACTGAAGACACGCGCCAACTTGGCTTGGTTGTGTGCAGGGGGACTTCAGTAGTTCTAATCTGCCCGCAAGATGGCATGGAGGCCATTCCAAACCCCTTCATTCAGCAGCAGGATGGTTAG